The following are from one region of the Coffea eugenioides isolate CCC68of chromosome 2, Ceug_1.0, whole genome shotgun sequence genome:
- the LOC113759929 gene encoding receptor-like protein EIX2, which yields MKALLKFRESVIDESQRLSSWFGEDCCLWEGIGRSKRSGHVVKLDLHNQFPFDPSRYFNDVIYANSYSTTCLGGEINPSLLKLEHLQYLDLSMTNFSGIPMPTFLGSLRNLRYLDLSSAGFEGMVPDDLGNLSRLKCLHLGDAPQGWSFGSDFTLTAKDLWWIAKLSSLESLD from the coding sequence ATGAAAGCTCTTCTCAAGTTCAGGGAAAGCGTAATCGATGAATCACAGCGTTTGTCATCCTGGTTTGGAGAAGACTGTTGTTTATGGGAAGGAATTGGTCGTAGCAAGAGAAGTGGCCATGTTGTCAAGCTTGATCTCCATAACCAATTTCCATTTGATCCTTCCAGGTACTTTAACGACGTAATCTACGCTAACAGTTACAGCACAACCTGCTTGGGAGGTGAGATCAATCCATCCTTACTCAAGTTGGAGCATTTGCAATACTTGGACCTTAGCATGACCAACTTCTCAGGCATTCCAATGCCAACATTCTTGGGATCCTTAAGGAATTTGAGATATCTCGACCTGTCTAGCGCAGGTTTTGAAGGAATGGTTCCTGATGATCTAGGAAACCTCTCAAGGTTAAAGTGCCTCCATCTTGGAGATGCACCTCAAGGCTGGAGTTTTGGCTCAGACTTCACATTGACTGCAAAAGATCTGTGGTGGATAGCTAAGCTTTCTTCTCTAGAAAGCTTAGACTAG
- the LOC113759930 gene encoding receptor-like protein 35, whose product MLPSLLSLTLAGCDLKTIPPVSHINFTSLTSLGLKGNGFSSPIPLWFSNMTSLMNLHLEGNYFFGPIPDSLLHLTSLTLLHLSSNSFRTSLPDSLCNLSSLAYVDLSFNHFQGSLPVCLGKLSSLAILHVHSNEFSGTIPTSLGQLTELQRLRLANNPFTGMLSDFHFANLRELNFLDITSRVGM is encoded by the coding sequence ATGCTCCCATCTTTGTTATCATTAACTTTGGCAGGTTGTGATCTTAAAACTATTCCTCCTGTTTCACACATTAATTTCACTTCTCTTACTTCCCTTGGCCTCAAAGGGAATGGCTTTAGTTCTCCAATTCCTCTCTGGTTCTCTAATATGACTTCACTCATGAACCTTCACCTTGAAGGTAACTACTTCTTTGGTCCAATTCCTGACTCCCTTTTGCACCTGACCTCTCTTACTTTGCTTCATCTTTCTTCCAATAGCTTCAGAACTTCATTACCAGATTCACTGTGTAATTTGAGTAGCCTGGCTTATGTCGATTTGAGTTTTAATCACTTTCAGGGATCACTTCCAGTTTGCCTGGGGAAACTATCTTCTCTTGCTATACTCCATGTTCATTCTAATGAGTTTTCTGGTACCATTCCTACAAGTCTTGGGCAGCTCACTGAACTGCAAAGGTTACGTCTTGCAAACAATCCATTTACTGGTATGCTGTCTGATTTCCACTTTGCCAATCTTAGGGAACTCAACTTTCTGGATATTACTTCAAGAGTTGGAATGTAA
- the LOC113763565 gene encoding receptor-like protein EIX2 yields the protein MQNMKNLQVLDLGENELSGILPDWIGNELSNLRILRLQSNNLEGRIPTGNQLQILNDPSSFEGNSGLCGKPLLKTCPDDKSPDGNKSSGGHEAGEESYFSWFFAGIGPGFAVGFSAVCGILTFKKSWRYAYFQFMENVYKRLWLSITLKTSKLRRKFSRCI from the exons ATGCAGAATATGAAAAATCTACAAGTTCTTGATCTTGGTGAAAATGAACTGTCAGGCATTTTACCTGACTGGATTGGCAATGAGTTATCAAATCTGAGAATTCTCAGACTTCAATCCAATAACCTTGAAG GGCGAATACCAACTGGAAATCAGCTCCAAATCTTGAATGATCCATCTAGTTTTGAAGGCAACAGTGGACTTTGCGGTAAAccactcttgaaaacttgcCCTGACGACAAATCACCTGATGGGAATAAGTCTAGTGGTGGACATGAAGCTGGCGAAGAGTCTTATTTCTCATGGTTCTTTGCTGGGATTGGACCTGGTTTTGCAGTTGGATTCTCAGCAGTTTGTGGCATCCTCACTTTCAAGAAATCGTGGAGATATGCTTATTTTCAATTCATGGAAAATGTCTACAAGAGATTGTGGCTGTCAATTACATTGAAGACTTCAAAGCTTCGAAGGAAGTTCAGTAGGTGTATTTAG